From Oryzias melastigma strain HK-1 linkage group LG15, ASM292280v2, whole genome shotgun sequence, one genomic window encodes:
- the olig3 gene encoding oligodendrocyte transcription factor 3: MNSDSSPSSRASSPDMDDMFLQHHHHHHQHHHAGSSVSSSTQSGEQQRQKLSGAEHLRPGDPKSVGSSSSSSSGGGGSNKYKLKKQVTEEEMYQLRLKINGRERKRMHDLNLAMDGLREVMPYAHGPSVRKLSKIATLLLARNYILMLTSSLDEMKRLVGEIYGGQHSAFHCGTVAHGAGAAAAAAAAAHQVHPLLGGALSSSTSSTLPSALPGLTSIRAPHALMKSSPSAPPALQLGSGFQHWAGLPCPCTICQVPPPPHIPITSTGLTRLTGEAKDGMK; this comes from the exons ATGAATTCCGACTCCAGCCCCAGCAGCAGAGCCTCTTCCCCGGACATGGACGACATGTTCCTGCAGCATCACCATCACCACCATCAGCACCACCACGCCGGCTCCTCCGTCTCCTCGTCCACGCAGAGCGGAGAGCAGCAGCGCCAGAAGTTGAGCGGCGCCGAGCACCTGCGCCCCGGAGACCCCAAGTCTGtgggaagcagcagcagcagcagcagcggaggaggaggaagcaaCAAGTACAAGCTGAAGAAGCAGGTCACCGAGGAAGAGATGTACCAGCTGCGCCTCAAGATTAACGGCCGGGAGCGGAAGCGCATGCACGACCTCAACCTGGCCATGGACGGCCTGCGCGAGGTGATGCCCTACGCGCACGGGCCCTCCGTGCGCAAGTTGTCCAAAATCGCCACTCTGCTTCTGGCCAGGAACTACATACTGATGCTGACCAGCTCTCTGGACGAGATGAAGCGGCTGGTGGGGGAGATTTACGGGGGCCAGCACTCAGCCTTCCACTGCGGCACCGTGGCGCACGGCGCCGGCGCGG CCGCAGCCGCCGCGGCGGCCGCGCACCAGGTGCACCCTCTGCTCGGAGGCGCGCTCTCCTCCTCCACGTCCTCCACGCTGCCCAGCGCGCTGCCGGGACTCACCTCCATCCGCGCGCCGCACGCGCTCATGAAGAGCTCTCCCTCCGCGCCCCCGGCCCTGCAGCTGGGCTCCGGCTTCCAGCACTGGGCCGGGCTGCCGTGTCCCTGCACCATCTGCCAGGTGCCCCCACCTCCACACATCCCCATCACCTCCACGGGCCTCACGAGACTCACGGGGGAGGCGAAGGACGGCATGAAATGA